A single window of Sphingobacteriales bacterium DNA harbors:
- the rsmA gene encoding ribosomal RNA small subunit methyltransferase A, which translates to MIKAQKSFGQHFLKDNSILSKIADEVKLSDNDYNRIEIGPGMGALTNFLLLQNKKLSCIEVDKRCVAFLEEKYQKKIAENLLEIVEADFLNIKLNSFLQQQTLIVGNFPYNISSQIIFSVLDAYQKVPVMIGMFQKEMAARVAAAHGSKTYGIISILTQFYYDVTFLFDVPPSSFVPAPKVDSAVIKLVRKDNIDENFNYSLLKHIVKMSFNQRRKMLRSSLKSIVPADILKDEFYNLRPEQLSVLDFIELTKKLEKLNQ; encoded by the coding sequence ATGATAAAAGCACAAAAGAGTTTTGGGCAGCATTTTCTGAAAGATAACAGTATTTTGAGTAAAATTGCAGATGAAGTAAAACTATCTGACAATGATTATAATAGAATAGAAATTGGTCCAGGCATGGGTGCCTTGACAAATTTCTTACTTCTACAAAATAAAAAACTTAGCTGTATTGAAGTAGATAAAAGATGTGTGGCTTTTTTAGAAGAAAAATATCAGAAGAAAATTGCTGAAAATCTTTTAGAAATTGTTGAAGCTGATTTTTTAAACATAAAACTAAATAGCTTTTTGCAGCAACAAACATTAATTGTTGGAAATTTTCCATATAATATTTCATCACAAATTATATTTAGTGTATTAGATGCTTATCAAAAAGTGCCAGTAATGATTGGTATGTTTCAGAAAGAAATGGCTGCGCGTGTGGCTGCTGCACATGGTAGCAAAACATATGGTATTATTAGTATTCTTACACAGTTTTATTATGATGTTACTTTTTTGTTTGATGTGCCACCATCTAGTTTTGTGCCTGCACCAAAAGTTGATAGTGCTGTAATAAAATTAGTTAGAAAAGATAATATAGATGAAAACTTCAATTATAGTTTACTCAAACATATTGTAAAAATGAGTTTTAACCAACGCAGGAAAATGTTGCGTTCTTCTTTGAAAAGCATTGTTCCTGCTGATATTTTGAAAGATGAATTTTATAATCTAAGACCAGAACAATTGAGTGTTTTGGATTTTATAGAGCTTACTAAAAAGTTGGAAAAACTCAACCAATAA
- a CDS encoding gliding motility lipoprotein GldH translates to MNEAGWKAKDTLSFEINVEDINKKYQLKLAVRHNKNYEFNNFWVRIIQKTPKENPDLKNIEIPLYNKLGKPYGKCTGSLCTQIFPIEKNIQFKNKGKYTIKVIQLMRQEPLLGIKDVGVVLE, encoded by the coding sequence GTGAATGAAGCTGGATGGAAAGCAAAAGACACATTAAGCTTTGAAATAAATGTTGAAGACATAAACAAAAAATACCAATTAAAACTAGCTGTAAGGCACAATAAAAACTATGAGTTTAATAATTTTTGGGTAAGAATAATACAAAAAACACCAAAAGAAAATCCAGATTTAAAAAACATAGAAATACCATTGTACAACAAGCTTGGAAAGCCATATGGAAAATGTACAGGTAGCTTATGTACACAAATTTTCCCGATAGAAAAAAACATACAATTCAAAAACAAAGGCAAGTACACCATTAAAGTAATTCAACTAATGAGACAAGAACCATTGCTTGGAATAAAAGATGTAGGTGTTGTTTTAGAATAG
- a CDS encoding O-antigen ligase family protein, with the protein MPTSNKIDSYFYFDKQKSFIIFSILFIIILISSVYFDSIYFSIIPIICLFGIYFIYQPTHLYFLLLFVLPFTIEYDFNKSVFDIPSEPLMFLTAMYTTLFGILFTKKSKEILQKNTISLFLILHLCITYCSTILSTNIIVSLKICIVKTAYILSFYLATLFFIQKKERLIKLLWTLWIPTFFTIITILVLHAIDNFSFDTINNAVIPIYRNHVNYGVFITMLLPFLFYLRINTSKQSIKRLFIDISILTTLAAIYFTYTRGAWLALLAMPIYIFIIKMRWSKYLLIITTLAIILFSTYILSNYNYLKYAPNYDTTIYHDDLNAHLNSTFEMEDMSTVERFYRWLAAIKMTKHTLWHGVGAGNFTANYKLYTVAAYQTYISDNEEQSTVHNYFLLLLTEQGIFALILFVIFIYYIILNIEKIYHHQQSKENKILVMAIAMSIMTFLVNNTLSDLVEANKVGSLFFVNLALISFINRNNVKPKI; encoded by the coding sequence ATGCCAACAAGTAATAAAATAGACAGCTATTTTTATTTTGACAAACAAAAAAGTTTTATAATATTTTCTATTTTATTTATTATAATATTAATTTCATCAGTATATTTTGATAGTATATATTTTTCAATAATTCCAATAATATGTTTATTTGGAATATATTTTATATATCAACCAACACATCTATATTTTTTACTATTATTTGTGTTGCCATTTACAATAGAATACGATTTTAATAAAAGCGTTTTCGATATTCCATCAGAACCATTAATGTTTTTGACGGCAATGTACACAACACTATTTGGTATTTTGTTCACTAAAAAAAGCAAAGAAATACTACAAAAAAATACCATCAGTTTATTTTTAATATTGCATTTATGCATTACATATTGTAGTACAATACTTTCTACAAACATTATAGTATCACTCAAAATTTGTATTGTAAAAACAGCATACATATTGTCATTTTATCTAGCTACACTATTTTTTATTCAAAAAAAAGAAAGATTAATAAAACTACTTTGGACACTTTGGATACCAACATTCTTTACAATTATTACAATATTAGTCTTACATGCAATAGACAATTTTTCTTTTGACACTATAAACAATGCAGTTATTCCAATTTATAGAAACCATGTCAACTATGGCGTTTTCATTACTATGCTTTTGCCATTTTTATTTTATTTAAGGATAAACACATCAAAACAATCAATAAAAAGATTATTCATAGATATAAGTATACTTACAACATTAGCAGCTATATATTTTACTTACACACGTGGTGCGTGGTTAGCTTTGTTGGCAATGCCTATTTATATATTTATCATCAAAATGAGATGGAGTAAATATTTACTAATAATTACAACATTAGCAATTATATTATTCTCAACATATATATTATCAAATTATAACTACTTAAAATACGCACCAAATTACGATACTACAATTTATCATGATGATTTGAACGCACACCTAAATTCAACTTTCGAAATGGAAGACATGAGCACAGTTGAAAGATTTTATAGATGGTTAGCAGCAATAAAAATGACCAAACACACGTTGTGGCATGGTGTAGGCGCAGGAAATTTTACAGCCAACTACAAACTATACACAGTGGCTGCATATCAAACATACATTAGCGACAATGAAGAACAATCTACAGTACATAATTACTTTCTATTGTTATTAACAGAACAAGGTATTTTTGCCTTAATTTTATTTGTAATATTTATTTATTATATAATATTAAATATTGAAAAAATATATCATCATCAACAAAGTAAAGAAAACAAAATATTAGTAATGGCAATTGCCATGAGCATCATGACTTTTTTAGTAAACAATACACTAAGTGATTTGGTGGAAGCAAACAAAGTTGGCTCTCTTTTCTTTGTAAATTTGGCATTAATTTCTTTCATCAATAGAAATAATGTTAAACCCAAAATCTAA
- a CDS encoding Ig-like domain-containing protein, which translates to MYHLKSKINYYIIALLHCLIINGCAVVSSPTGGEKDTTPPKVKASLPANNSTNFSSKDISILFDEWITLQNPQNVLITPDVDPKPKITAKKNELQIQFKEKLDSNTTYSIFFGNELKDNNEGNPIDNYAYVFSTGAYIDSISVEGKLHNYEDKLPANAFVTLYKDLNDSAFTNKRPYYITKINTDGSFSLKNLKAGQYKIYALDDKNSNYYYDLPTEQIGFLDNKIVVDSNLENINIPFFLPEEENWRIVEKDKNIQNGKYNITWNKTFSPKEDQIQILTPNNINAIAFPEDKKLQLYFTNLQQDTGMQQFFIKHNDEIIDSIETKITSKKDLALFFDTTKTKNLKILESNSLQLISIFHSIQDIDTNKIQLIDSSGNKIEMNIERKEDLKTYIIKSSFKPAQNYKIIFQDSSLQDLAGKYNKMQEISFLVEENKKGGKLLINIELDTNYTNLIFILKDNQGNVLEKQNLRNSRSFKINIGLTQAGSHQAEFIKDDNDNEIWNSGNFSTKSLPEKTYKHTPIIVKENWDAEETIKPNFNQIQKATSENKNLKEEINQNNINKKNIPKENINNRIKSDR; encoded by the coding sequence ATGTACCATTTAAAAAGCAAGATAAATTATTACATTATTGCATTACTACATTGTTTAATTATCAATGGCTGTGCTGTAGTTTCTTCGCCAACAGGTGGAGAAAAAGACACAACACCACCAAAAGTAAAAGCATCTTTACCAGCAAACAATTCAACCAATTTCAGCTCAAAAGATATTTCAATTCTATTTGATGAATGGATAACATTACAAAACCCACAAAATGTGTTGATAACACCAGATGTAGATCCAAAACCAAAAATTACAGCAAAAAAGAATGAATTACAAATTCAATTCAAAGAAAAACTAGATAGCAATACAACATATTCTATATTTTTTGGTAATGAATTAAAAGACAATAATGAAGGAAATCCAATAGATAATTATGCCTACGTTTTTTCTACTGGCGCATATATAGATTCTATTTCTGTTGAAGGAAAATTGCATAACTACGAAGATAAATTGCCAGCCAATGCTTTTGTAACATTATACAAAGATTTGAACGATTCTGCTTTTACAAACAAAAGACCATATTACATCACAAAAATAAATACTGACGGTAGTTTTTCTTTGAAAAACCTAAAAGCAGGACAATATAAAATCTATGCATTAGATGATAAAAACAGTAATTATTATTACGATTTGCCAACAGAACAAATCGGATTTTTAGATAATAAAATTGTTGTAGATAGCAATTTAGAGAACATCAATATCCCATTTTTCTTGCCAGAAGAAGAAAATTGGCGCATAGTAGAAAAAGACAAAAACATACAAAATGGAAAATATAACATCACGTGGAACAAAACATTTTCACCAAAAGAAGATCAAATTCAAATACTAACACCAAACAATATTAACGCAATTGCATTTCCAGAAGATAAAAAACTACAACTATATTTTACAAATTTGCAACAAGACACAGGAATGCAACAATTTTTTATCAAGCATAATGATGAAATTATCGACTCTATAGAAACGAAAATTACATCAAAAAAAGATTTAGCATTATTTTTTGATACAACAAAAACCAAAAATCTAAAAATATTAGAAAGCAATTCTTTACAACTTATTTCTATTTTTCATTCTATCCAAGATATTGATACAAACAAAATACAACTAATAGATTCTTCAGGAAACAAAATTGAAATGAATATTGAGAGAAAAGAAGATTTAAAAACATATATTATAAAAAGTAGTTTTAAACCTGCACAAAATTACAAAATCATATTTCAAGATTCAAGTTTGCAAGATTTAGCAGGAAAATACAACAAAATGCAAGAAATTTCGTTTTTGGTAGAAGAAAACAAAAAAGGAGGTAAGCTATTGATAAACATTGAGTTAGACACAAATTATACCAATTTAATCTTCATTTTAAAAGATAATCAAGGCAATGTACTAGAAAAACAAAATTTACGCAATTCTCGTTCGTTTAAAATTAACATTGGATTAACACAAGCAGGAAGCCATCAAGCAGAATTTATCAAAGATGATAATGACAATGAAATTTGGAATAGCGGAAATTTTTCTACAAAATCATTGCCAGAAAAAACATACAAACACACACCAATTATTGTAAAAGAAAATTGGGATGCAGAAGAAACCATAAAACCAAATTTTAACCAAATACAAAAAGCGACAAGCGAAAATAAAAATCTAAAAGAAGAAATAAATCAAAATAATATAAACAAAAAAAACATACCAAAAGAAAATATAAATAATAGAATTAAAAGCGATAGATAG
- a CDS encoding PorP/SprF family type IX secretion system membrane protein, producing the protein MNRKKTLSTCLICFLLVFSNITKAQDYKFAQFFNSPLNLNPALTGKINSEYRFIANYRMQYFTVQAPSPYTTIAASADFGLLRKKLNQDILGVGILFGNDRQTVLRTNKLNLSVAYHKGLGYGKKHYLSAGFQVGFLQRAIDYNNLYFASQFTGDEFDLSKPSLEQFDRNKFIKPEINLGILWSSSFKKDKYGIYAGISLFNTFQPKYTFLNSSYERELRYNIHTGASIKIKQIMMILPNAFFTMQKKYLDWNVGTNLAFNLSEKRYAFTTSGIVGFFYDGNGILTTNLGIQYKNFLTSISSDANLVKDINKAINSVGGLEVSIIYAGKPVNQKVNMPLFCPKF; encoded by the coding sequence ATGAATAGAAAAAAAACATTATCGACTTGCTTAATTTGTTTTCTTCTTGTTTTTTCAAACATTACAAAAGCACAAGATTATAAATTCGCTCAATTTTTCAATTCTCCACTCAATTTAAATCCAGCATTGACAGGAAAAATAAATAGTGAATATCGTTTTATTGCAAATTATAGAATGCAATATTTTACAGTACAAGCACCATCACCATATACAACAATTGCAGCATCTGCAGATTTTGGTTTATTGAGAAAGAAACTTAATCAAGATATATTAGGCGTAGGTATTTTATTTGGCAATGATAGACAAACAGTTTTAAGAACGAATAAATTAAATCTTTCAGTTGCGTATCACAAAGGTTTGGGTTATGGAAAAAAACATTATTTAAGCGCAGGTTTTCAAGTTGGTTTTCTACAACGTGCTATTGATTATAATAATTTATATTTTGCATCACAATTTACAGGCGATGAGTTTGATTTGTCCAAGCCAAGCTTAGAACAATTTGATAGAAATAAGTTTATTAAACCAGAAATAAATTTAGGAATATTATGGTCATCATCATTCAAAAAGGACAAATATGGTATTTATGCAGGCATTTCACTTTTCAATACATTTCAGCCAAAATATACATTTTTAAATTCATCTTATGAAAGAGAACTAAGATACAATATACACACAGGTGCGTCAATCAAAATCAAACAAATTATGATGATTTTACCAAATGCATTTTTTACTATGCAAAAAAAATATTTAGACTGGAATGTAGGAACAAATTTAGCATTCAATCTATCTGAAAAAAGATATGCATTTACAACATCTGGTATTGTTGGTTTTTTTTATGATGGAAATGGAATACTAACAACCAACCTAGGCATACAATATAAAAACTTTCTTACTTCAATTTCTTCTGACGCTAATTTGGTTAAAGACATTAATAAAGCAATAAATTCTGTTGGTGGATTAGAAGTGTCAATTATTTACGCAGGAAAACCAGTAAACCAAAAAGTAAATATGCCACTATTTTGTCCTAAGTTTTAG
- a CDS encoding segregation/condensation protein A codes for MSAPFLIHLPQFEGPFDLLLFFIERDELDIEDIPIYKITTDFLQYIHNLEKLNIEVASEFMLVAATLMRIKAKMLLPRKELDEQGNEIDPRQELVQQLLEYKKIKTVVEELKDLEAKRSLRHVRGNQKNEVEQLIKILAEDVDLETVSMFKLLKAYQRALDKYKTRTEKITHKIVQYQYTIEEERGNLALFVQNRKKASFSDILSSCQNKIHAVFIFLGMLELIQQQVIFLVLGEGNNNFWLSSTAVETEN; via the coding sequence ATGTCTGCACCTTTTTTAATACATCTTCCGCAATTTGAAGGACCTTTCGATTTGCTTTTATTTTTCATTGAAAGAGATGAACTGGACATTGAAGATATTCCTATTTATAAAATCACTACTGATTTTTTACAATACATACACAACTTAGAAAAATTAAATATTGAAGTTGCTAGTGAGTTTATGTTGGTAGCTGCAACATTAATGCGCATAAAAGCAAAAATGTTGTTGCCAAGAAAAGAACTAGATGAGCAAGGTAATGAAATAGATCCAAGACAAGAATTAGTACAACAACTATTAGAATATAAAAAAATAAAAACTGTAGTTGAAGAATTAAAAGACTTGGAAGCAAAACGTAGTTTAAGACATGTGCGTGGCAATCAAAAAAATGAAGTTGAACAATTAATAAAAATATTAGCTGAAGATGTAGATTTAGAAACTGTATCTATGTTCAAACTACTAAAAGCATACCAACGTGCATTAGACAAATACAAAACCAGAACAGAAAAAATAACACATAAAATAGTACAATATCAATATACAATAGAAGAAGAAAGAGGAAATCTTGCATTGTTTGTACAAAACAGAAAAAAAGCTTCTTTCTCAGATATACTATCATCTTGCCAAAATAAAATACATGCTGTGTTTATATTTTTGGGTATGCTTGAGCTTATTCAACAACAAGTTATTTTCTTAGTACTAGGCGAAGGAAATAATAACTTTTGGCTGAGTAGCACTGCTGTTGAAACAGAAAACTAA
- a CDS encoding O-antigen ligase family protein has protein sequence MSVKTGLLLLYLFLFCVILYQIVNKKWYYLLLFLVPIILYKASPTLQQKLAYIEYDIHQLKNKNSIEYSDARRIISYQIAFDIFKENKLLGVGLSNYKNITQEKFIEKYNYYDNEKMMYVHNSYLHILASCGILGLILFLISIISIIYYYIKKQDFLVFSLVASFFICCFWDAYTEQLAGLSILILIVILGKQYANKNE, from the coding sequence TTGTCTGTAAAAACTGGTTTATTATTATTGTATCTATTTTTATTTTGTGTAATACTATATCAAATCGTCAACAAAAAATGGTACTACCTTTTGTTGTTTTTAGTTCCAATTATATTATATAAAGCAAGTCCAACTTTGCAGCAAAAACTTGCCTATATTGAGTACGATATTCATCAATTAAAAAATAAGAATAGTATAGAATATTCTGATGCACGAAGAATAATTTCTTACCAAATAGCATTTGATATTTTTAAAGAAAATAAATTATTGGGTGTTGGTTTGAGTAATTATAAAAACATTACACAAGAAAAATTTATAGAAAAATATAACTATTATGACAATGAAAAAATGATGTATGTACACAATTCATATTTACATATATTAGCAAGTTGTGGTATTTTAGGATTAATACTATTTTTAATAAGTATTATTAGTATAATATATTATTACATAAAAAAACAAGATTTTTTAGTTTTTAGTTTAGTTGCTTCATTTTTTATATGTTGTTTTTGGGATGCATACACAGAACAATTAGCTGGTTTGAGTATATTGATTTTAATTGTAATTTTAGGCAAACAATATGCAAACAAAAATGAATAA
- a CDS encoding nicotinate-nucleotide adenylyltransferase, with protein MNNKIIGLYFGSFNPIHIGHLLVATHTREAAQLDEVWFIVSPQNPFKLNSELADEQHRLNMVQLSVQQVDYFKASDIEFNLPKPSYTYITLQQLQEKHPEHTFKLIIGEDNVAKFDNWKEVQWIKDNFEILVYNRQTNNSENTFIHNTSFTILKLPMLDISSTAIRKRIKEEKIITFFTSNNVEKYIKENNLYK; from the coding sequence ATGAATAATAAAATAATAGGTTTATACTTTGGTTCATTTAATCCAATACATATTGGACATTTGTTAGTTGCTACACACACACGTGAAGCAGCACAACTAGATGAAGTTTGGTTTATTGTTTCACCACAAAATCCATTTAAGCTCAATAGTGAATTAGCTGATGAACAACACAGACTAAATATGGTACAATTATCTGTTCAACAAGTTGATTATTTTAAAGCATCTGATATTGAATTTAATTTGCCAAAACCATCGTACACTTATATTACATTACAACAATTACAAGAAAAACATCCTGAGCATACATTTAAACTTATTATTGGTGAAGACAATGTAGCAAAGTTTGACAACTGGAAAGAAGTACAATGGATAAAAGATAATTTTGAAATATTGGTTTATAACAGGCAAACAAATAATAGTGAAAACACATTTATACACAATACATCATTCACAATTTTAAAATTACCAATGTTAGATATTTCTTCTACAGCAATTAGAAAAAGAATAAAAGAAGAAAAAATAATAACATTTTTTACAAGCAATAATGTAGAAAAGTACATAAAAGAAAATAATTTATACAAATAA
- the nadA gene encoding quinolinate synthase NadA — MEEIIDFKEKVAELPNRGFLDIHIDPTLDLFAEIEKLKKEKNAVLLAHYYQDADIQDIADFIGDSLQLAQQAEKTTADIILFAGVHFMAETAKILNPTKKVILPDLNAGCSLADSCPADDFAAFKKKFPGYAVVSYINCTAEIKALSDYIVTSSNAEIIVNSIPKEQGIIFAPDKNLGAYLVKKLNREMVLWDGACMVHEIFSLEKIIKLKEKHPNAKLIAHPECEAAVLDIADYIGSTTNLLKYTINSDATEFIVATETGILHKMQQSSPDKTFIPAPPNNSCACNDCPHMKLNTLEKIYLCLKYELPELLMDEELRIKSKIPIDRMLEISAQAGLK, encoded by the coding sequence ATGGAAGAAATAATAGATTTTAAAGAAAAAGTTGCCGAGCTACCCAATCGTGGTTTTTTAGATATTCACATAGATCCAACATTAGATTTATTTGCAGAAATAGAAAAATTAAAAAAAGAAAAAAATGCAGTATTGTTGGCGCATTATTACCAAGATGCAGACATACAAGACATTGCAGATTTTATTGGAGATAGTCTACAATTGGCACAACAAGCAGAAAAAACAACAGCAGATATTATTTTGTTTGCTGGTGTGCATTTTATGGCAGAAACAGCTAAAATTCTTAATCCAACAAAAAAAGTAATTTTACCAGATTTAAACGCAGGTTGCAGTTTAGCAGATAGTTGCCCAGCTGATGATTTTGCGGCTTTCAAAAAAAAATTTCCCGGCTACGCCGTCGTTTCTTATATCAATTGCACAGCCGAAATCAAAGCTTTGTCTGATTATATTGTTACTTCATCAAATGCAGAAATTATAGTTAATTCAATTCCAAAAGAGCAAGGAATTATTTTTGCACCAGACAAAAACTTGGGCGCATACTTAGTAAAAAAATTAAATAGAGAAATGGTGTTGTGGGATGGTGCGTGCATGGTACATGAAATTTTCTCACTGGAAAAAATTATCAAGCTTAAAGAAAAACACCCAAATGCCAAATTGATTGCACATCCAGAGTGCGAAGCAGCAGTTTTGGATATTGCAGATTATATTGGTTCTACAACAAACTTATTAAAATATACGATTAATAGCGACGCAACAGAATTTATTGTGGCAACAGAAACAGGTATTTTGCACAAAATGCAACAATCATCGCCAGATAAAACATTTATACCAGCGCCACCTAACAACAGTTGTGCTTGTAACGATTGTCCACACATGAAGTTGAATACATTAGAAAAAATATATTTGTGCCTAAAATATGAATTACCAGAATTGTTGATGGACGAAGAATTGAGAATAAAATCAAAAATTCCAATAGACAGAATGCTTGAAATATCAGCACAAGCAGGTTTGAAATAA
- a CDS encoding SLC13 family permease encodes MSLEIIITLIIIIIGLVLFIKEFFSVDTTAIIIMSLLIVTGILTPQEGFAGFNNNATITVACMFVLSHAVFKTGILDGFSDLILRISKKNSYLSVVVLVSFATLLSAFINVTAIVTMFIPVVLNISEKTDISPGKYLMPLSFGALLGGVCTLTGTSTNILVSSIAQSHGLEPFGMFEFSKAGIWITIIGLAYLFSVGYLLLPNRKNKNKKLSDEITKYITQIRVKATSTSIGKTAENTNLIIKYNAKILQINRNNEQTIPYPTYLLNDQDILTISISPKDLIELRQNSNYHISSEFNFNLEKINNKNQKLVEVLIPIGSQFSGFSAEELEFNRKYDSVLIAIRSHKHTNINDTNNVKLFSGDILLLLADEDSLEDLIKNNDLVLISEDNKKQNKNNFKAGIVLLTIFAVIGSAAVGITSIVISAMLGCLLLIILKIVEPQEAYKAVEWKVIFMLAGVLSMGAAIEKTGGAQLIGQFVQQNYGQLNPKIILTVLIFISILLTNFMSNNATAALMAPICIGIAQELGFSEKPFLIGIMFAASLSFMTPMGYQTNAIIYTPGNYKFSDYVKVGTPLNIMVGFIASITIPYFFPF; translated from the coding sequence ATGAGCCTTGAAATAATCATAACACTAATAATTATTATCATAGGCTTGGTATTATTCATCAAAGAATTTTTTTCAGTAGATACCACAGCTATCATCATCATGTCGCTGTTGATAGTTACTGGAATACTAACACCACAAGAAGGTTTTGCAGGTTTTAATAACAATGCCACTATCACAGTTGCTTGTATGTTTGTATTAAGTCATGCTGTTTTTAAAACAGGAATTTTAGATGGATTTAGTGATTTGATACTTAGAATAAGTAAAAAAAACAGCTACTTGTCTGTAGTTGTTTTAGTGTCGTTTGCAACATTATTATCAGCATTTATAAATGTAACAGCAATTGTTACTATGTTTATTCCTGTTGTATTAAATATATCAGAAAAAACAGACATCAGCCCAGGAAAATATTTAATGCCACTTTCGTTTGGTGCATTATTAGGTGGCGTGTGTACACTCACAGGCACATCTACAAATATATTGGTAAGTAGTATTGCTCAGTCTCATGGATTGGAGCCTTTTGGAATGTTTGAATTTTCAAAAGCAGGAATTTGGATTACGATAATTGGTTTGGCATACTTATTTTCTGTAGGCTATTTGCTATTACCCAATAGAAAAAATAAAAACAAAAAACTAAGTGATGAAATAACCAAATACATTACACAAATAAGAGTAAAAGCAACATCTACAAGTATTGGAAAAACAGCCGAAAACACAAATCTAATCATAAAGTATAATGCTAAAATTTTGCAAATAAACAGAAACAACGAACAAACCATACCATATCCTACATATTTACTAAACGACCAAGACATATTAACAATAAGCATTTCGCCAAAAGACTTAATAGAACTTAGACAAAACTCAAATTATCATATCAGTAGTGAGTTTAATTTTAATCTAGAAAAAATTAATAATAAAAATCAAAAATTAGTAGAAGTATTAATTCCAATAGGTTCACAATTTTCTGGCTTTAGTGCTGAAGAATTAGAGTTTAATAGAAAATATGATTCCGTATTAATTGCAATACGTAGTCATAAGCACACCAATATCAACGACACAAACAATGTAAAATTATTTAGTGGAGATATTCTTTTATTGTTGGCAGACGAAGATAGCTTAGAAGACTTGATAAAAAATAATGATTTGGTTTTAATATCAGAAGACAATAAAAAGCAAAACAAAAATAACTTTAAAGCAGGAATTGTATTATTGACAATATTTGCAGTAATTGGAAGTGCAGCAGTAGGCATTACAAGCATAGTTATTTCAGCAATGTTGGGCTGTTTATTATTAATAATACTAAAAATAGTAGAACCACAAGAAGCATACAAAGCCGTAGAATGGAAAGTAATATTTATGTTGGCTGGTGTTTTGTCAATGGGTGCAGCGATAGAAAAAACAGGTGGAGCACAACTTATAGGTCAGTTTGTGCAACAAAACTACGGACAACTAAACCCAAAAATTATACTCACAGTATTAATATTCATAAGCATTTTATTAACCAATTTTATGTCGAACAATGCAACAGCAGCATTGATGGCACCAATTTGCATAGGCATTGCACAAGAATTAGGCTTTTCAGAAAAACCATTTTTGATTGGGATAATGTTTGCCGCATCACTTAGTTTTATGACACCAATGGGCTACCAAACCAATGCAATAATTTATACACCAGGAAATTATAAATTCTCAGATTATGTAAAAGTAGGTACACCATTAAATATAATGGTTGGCTTTATAGCATCTATTACCATACCATATTTTTTTCCATTTTAA